The following coding sequences lie in one Myxococcales bacterium genomic window:
- a CDS encoding (2Fe-2S)-binding protein, whose translation MPTFTLDGKDIPFEPGDSIIRAAWRQGIDIPHFCWHPGLSVPANCRMCLVEVKAERPIAMPVLKWDEAKEAYVPDVKPKLVPACQQAAAEGMAVLNTTSPFVQEAQHSNHEFLLLNHPVDCPICDQSGECKLQDYWYEHQGTLKRKITEPVHKPKAERFGETIVYDAERCVMCTRCIRFCDEVVGDHVLDMRERGNKNEIVLSPGRTLDHDYTLMTEHVCPVGSLTSRDFRFKARVWFLRTAPSVCAGCATGCNMHIDFDPRTNKAYRLRPRDNESVNRFWMCDDGMMTYKRFHENRLLVAKLRQGDSMQDVTLAEGLLSAEAQLGSIDSSKIAVVLSAQHPTEDNFVLGAIAEKLLKTQHVYLAALGGWRGDNILRDSDNNPNRAGAQQCTSKAPAPLSQLFEDVAQGLIEGALVLGSQAEEPGASWDVLKGLSVLVNLTAHDEGRFASYATVLFPVATHAEMHGSFVNVKGMTQHFKRALEPPTGIEPAWLTLVNLAARMGLELDYARFQDLNRAVIESRTPDLGITDTRVAP comes from the coding sequence ATGCCCACTTTTACACTTGATGGTAAAGACATTCCCTTTGAACCCGGTGACTCGATCATTCGTGCGGCGTGGCGTCAAGGCATTGATATCCCGCACTTTTGTTGGCATCCGGGGCTTTCGGTGCCCGCGAATTGTCGCATGTGTCTGGTTGAGGTGAAGGCGGAGCGGCCTATCGCCATGCCCGTGCTCAAGTGGGATGAGGCCAAAGAGGCGTACGTGCCAGATGTAAAGCCCAAGCTTGTGCCAGCTTGTCAGCAAGCCGCTGCTGAGGGCATGGCGGTGCTCAACACGACCAGCCCGTTCGTCCAAGAGGCGCAGCACTCGAACCATGAGTTCTTGCTGTTGAACCATCCAGTGGATTGCCCCATCTGTGACCAGTCCGGCGAATGTAAATTGCAGGACTACTGGTATGAGCATCAAGGTACCCTAAAGCGGAAAATCACGGAGCCGGTCCACAAACCAAAGGCGGAGCGTTTCGGGGAAACCATCGTTTACGATGCGGAACGCTGTGTCATGTGCACAAGATGCATTCGATTTTGTGACGAAGTGGTGGGAGACCATGTGCTTGACATGCGTGAACGCGGCAACAAGAACGAAATCGTGCTGAGCCCCGGCCGAACACTCGATCACGATTACACACTCATGACCGAACATGTGTGCCCCGTGGGATCGCTTACCAGCCGGGACTTCAGGTTCAAGGCGCGGGTGTGGTTTCTGCGTACTGCTCCCAGCGTCTGCGCCGGTTGCGCAACTGGATGCAATATGCATATCGATTTCGATCCCCGTACAAATAAGGCCTACCGTCTCCGGCCAAGGGACAACGAGAGCGTCAATCGCTTTTGGATGTGCGACGACGGCATGATGACGTACAAGCGCTTCCATGAGAACCGATTGTTGGTTGCAAAGCTGCGCCAGGGTGATTCAATGCAAGATGTCACGCTAGCGGAGGGCCTTCTGTCGGCCGAGGCGCAGCTCGGGTCGATCGACAGTTCAAAGATCGCGGTCGTGTTGAGCGCGCAGCATCCCACTGAGGACAATTTCGTGCTCGGAGCTATAGCCGAGAAGCTTCTTAAGACCCAGCATGTATATTTGGCCGCGCTAGGAGGTTGGCGGGGGGATAATATACTGCGTGACAGCGACAACAATCCCAACCGAGCGGGCGCTCAACAATGCACGAGCAAGGCTCCTGCGCCGCTGTCGCAGCTGTTTGAGGATGTGGCGCAAGGACTCATCGAAGGGGCTTTAGTGTTGGGCTCACAGGCTGAGGAACCCGGCGCCTCATGGGACGTTTTAAAAGGCCTAAGCGTCCTTGTGAATTTGACGGCGCACGACGAAGGACGGTTTGCGAGCTACGCGACCGTGCTTTTTCCCGTCGCGACACATGCAGAGATGCATGGCAGCTTCGTCAACGTCAAAGGGATGACCCAGCATTTTAAAAGAGCGCTTGAGCCCCCTACGGGGATCGAGCCTGCATGGCTGACCCTCGTCAATCTTGCGGCCAGGATGGGCCTTGAACTCGATTACGCGCGGTTTCAAGATTTAAATCGCGCAGTCATTGAATCCCGCACGCCCGATCTGGGCATCACCGATACACGAGTTGCTCCATGA
- a CDS encoding NADH-quinone oxidoreductase subunit D, with the protein MEAADRVHDLSMDLPVEPMQISLGPSHPAMHGTIRMDLTLDGETVVKVDVQPGYLHRGFEKSCERGTWNQVFPYADRLNYVSPMLNNVGFALAAEKLAGILVPERGQYYRVILGELSRITDHITCNGASAMELGAFTPFLWLLKVREWIWDILERETGARMTHSFGRVGGMVAPPTDTFKEDVRGVIPEVERVLKETETLLIRNRIFLDRTQGVGVLSKADALSYGVTGPVLRSTGIDYDVRKAHPYSLYNRFDFEVPIGHDGDNYDRFMVRFAEVRQSLRIVQQALDQMPDEGPVSIESPKLMLPEKHAVYTTIEATIAHFKLVMEGQKLPEGAVYSYTEAGNGELGFYIVSDGSGTPYRVRCRPPCYFNLAACGDMITGGMLADIVPTFGSINMIGGECDR; encoded by the coding sequence GTGGAAGCAGCTGATCGCGTTCATGATCTAAGCATGGATCTGCCCGTCGAGCCGATGCAGATCAGTTTGGGGCCGTCACATCCTGCGATGCACGGAACGATTCGCATGGACTTGACTTTAGATGGCGAGACCGTCGTGAAAGTGGACGTGCAACCGGGTTACCTGCATAGGGGCTTCGAGAAGTCGTGCGAGCGGGGTACATGGAACCAGGTGTTCCCATATGCAGACCGGCTCAACTACGTCTCGCCCATGCTAAATAACGTGGGATTCGCATTGGCCGCAGAAAAGCTTGCGGGCATTTTAGTGCCAGAGCGCGGACAATACTACCGGGTGATCCTGGGAGAGCTATCACGCATTACCGATCACATCACCTGCAACGGCGCATCCGCCATGGAACTCGGCGCCTTCACGCCTTTTTTGTGGCTACTTAAGGTGCGCGAATGGATTTGGGATATTCTAGAACGCGAAACGGGAGCCCGCATGACGCACAGCTTCGGACGGGTAGGCGGCATGGTGGCGCCTCCGACCGACACATTTAAGGAAGATGTGCGCGGTGTGATTCCAGAGGTCGAGCGCGTACTCAAAGAGACAGAGACTTTGTTGATTCGAAACCGGATCTTTCTTGATCGCACCCAGGGCGTGGGCGTGCTCAGTAAGGCCGATGCTTTGTCCTACGGCGTGACAGGTCCCGTGCTGCGCTCGACGGGGATCGATTACGACGTACGCAAAGCTCACCCCTATAGTTTGTACAATCGTTTCGATTTTGAAGTACCAATTGGACACGATGGGGATAATTATGATCGCTTCATGGTGCGTTTTGCAGAGGTCCGCCAGTCGTTACGCATTGTACAACAGGCACTCGACCAGATGCCGGATGAAGGGCCGGTGAGCATTGAGAGCCCGAAGCTCATGCTGCCGGAAAAACATGCCGTCTACACCACCATCGAAGCCACGATTGCTCACTTCAAGCTCGTGATGGAGGGCCAGAAGTTGCCGGAAGGGGCGGTTTATAGCTACACCGAAGCCGGAAACGGCGAGCTTGGGTTTTACATTGTGTCAGACGGAAGCGGCACGCCCTACCGGGTGCGTTGCCGCCCACCATGTTATTTTAACCTTGCTGCATGTGGCGATATGATCACAGGCGGCATGTTGGCGGATATTGTTCCCACATTTGGATCCATAAACATGATCGGTGGAGAGTGCGACCGCTGA
- a CDS encoding NADH-quinone oxidoreductase subunit C → MSERIIARARAQFGARILSSDAFRGDDEITVASADWRSVAEFLRDDPGCAMNQFIDLTASDYPERVPMLPRFDVLVMLRSLSGGDRIRVKSRVAEGDAIDSLQDLWRGANWAEREVYDMFGIRFDGHPDLRRILLYDEFIGYPLRKDYPIDLTQPLIPYREGVGTGKLPPFGKEEGQPWNRIDWNRRLAGENRQVSPAIAVQQGQRRSLTDPGASDPVSRTLGSDGQKGP, encoded by the coding sequence ATGAGCGAAAGAATCATAGCGCGGGCGCGCGCGCAATTCGGGGCCCGCATACTGTCCAGCGACGCCTTTCGCGGAGACGACGAAATCACGGTGGCATCTGCGGACTGGCGTTCAGTCGCCGAATTTCTGCGGGATGATCCCGGATGCGCCATGAATCAGTTTATTGATCTGACGGCGTCCGACTATCCAGAGCGTGTGCCAATGCTTCCAAGGTTCGATGTGCTCGTCATGCTGCGCTCTTTATCGGGAGGTGATCGCATCCGCGTGAAATCGCGCGTGGCAGAAGGCGACGCAATTGATTCGCTACAAGACCTTTGGCGCGGCGCTAACTGGGCCGAACGGGAAGTTTACGACATGTTTGGCATCCGCTTTGATGGCCATCCGGACTTACGCAGGATCCTGCTTTATGACGAGTTCATAGGCTACCCGTTGCGCAAGGATTATCCTATTGATCTCACGCAACCCTTGATTCCGTACCGCGAGGGGGTGGGGACAGGCAAGCTGCCGCCATTTGGCAAAGAAGAGGGACAGCCGTGGAACCGTATCGATTGGAACAGACGCCTTGCGGGCGAAAACCGCCAGGTCTCGCCGGCCATCGCGGTGCAGCAGGGGCAGCGACGTTCGCTGACCGACCCGGGTGCTTCCGATCCGGTGTCGCGAACGCTGGGCTCAGATGGGCAGAAAGGACCTTAG